From Amycolatopsis sp. YIM 10, the proteins below share one genomic window:
- a CDS encoding glycoside hydrolase family 6 protein, whose translation MDNPYAGAKVYVNPEWAAKANAEPGGSRIANQPTGVWLDRIAAIEGVKGGMGLRDHLDAAVEQSGGQPLVVQVVVYNLPGRDCAALASNGELKPDELPRYKTEFIDPIASIMADTKYANLRIVTTIEVDSLPNLVTNVSGRPTAMPKCDVMKQNGNYVKGIGYALNKLGAVPNVYNYIDSAHHGWIGWDNNFNASALQFLEAAKAEGSTPANVHGFITNTANYSALKENNFTINDTVNGTTVRQSKWVDWNWYVDELSFAQAFRQELVKVGFPSGVGMLIDTSRNGWGGTARPAGPGPKTNVDTYVEGGRYDRRIHIGNWCNQSGAGLGERPTAAPASGIDAYVWMKPPGESDGSSKEIPNDEGKGFDRMCDPTYEGNALNNYNKSGSLADAPLSGHWFSAQFQQLMQNAYPPL comes from the coding sequence GTGGACAATCCCTACGCCGGCGCCAAGGTGTACGTGAACCCGGAATGGGCGGCCAAGGCCAACGCCGAACCGGGCGGCAGCCGGATCGCGAACCAGCCGACCGGGGTCTGGCTCGACCGGATCGCCGCGATCGAGGGCGTCAAGGGTGGCATGGGCCTTCGCGACCACCTCGACGCCGCGGTCGAGCAGTCCGGCGGGCAGCCGCTGGTGGTCCAGGTGGTGGTCTACAACCTCCCCGGCCGTGACTGCGCGGCGCTGGCCTCCAACGGTGAGCTGAAGCCGGACGAGCTGCCGCGCTACAAGACCGAGTTCATCGACCCGATCGCCTCGATCATGGCCGACACGAAGTACGCGAACCTGCGCATCGTGACCACGATCGAGGTCGACTCGCTGCCGAACCTGGTGACGAACGTCAGCGGGCGCCCGACGGCCATGCCGAAGTGCGACGTGATGAAGCAGAACGGCAACTACGTCAAGGGGATCGGCTACGCGCTGAACAAGCTCGGCGCGGTGCCGAACGTCTACAACTACATCGACTCGGCCCACCACGGCTGGATCGGGTGGGACAACAACTTCAACGCCTCCGCCCTGCAGTTCCTCGAGGCCGCCAAGGCCGAGGGCAGCACGCCGGCGAACGTGCACGGGTTCATCACGAACACGGCGAACTACTCGGCGCTCAAGGAGAACAACTTCACCATCAACGACACGGTGAACGGCACCACCGTGCGCCAGTCGAAGTGGGTCGACTGGAACTGGTACGTCGACGAGCTCTCCTTCGCGCAGGCGTTCCGCCAGGAACTGGTCAAGGTCGGCTTCCCGTCCGGGGTCGGCATGCTGATCGACACCTCGCGCAACGGCTGGGGCGGCACCGCGCGGCCGGCCGGCCCCGGTCCGAAGACCAATGTGGACACCTACGTCGAAGGTGGCCGCTACGACCGCCGCATCCACATCGGCAACTGGTGCAACCAGTCCGGTGCCGGTCTGGGCGAGCGGCCGACCGCGGCCCCGGCTTCCGGCATCGACGCCTACGTGTGGATGAAGCCGCCGGGTGAGTCCGACGGGTCGAGCAAGGAGATCCCGAACGACGAGGGCAAGGGCTTCGACCGGATGTGCGACCCCACCTACGAGGGCAACGCGCTGAACAACTACAACAAGTCCGGTTCGCTGGCCGACGCGCCGCTGTCCGGGCACTGGTTCTCCGCGCAGTTCCAGCAGCTGATGCAGAACGCGTACCCGCCGCTGTAG
- a CDS encoding lytic polysaccharide monooxygenase: protein MSTRSRAAALVSAAALVLTGAAGVASAHGSAVDPPSRNYGCWDRWGDDFQNPAMATEDPMCWQAWQHDTNAMWNWNGLYRENVKGNHQGAIPDGQLCSAGRTGDGRYNSLDAVGDWKAANKPNNFSVNILDQALHGADYYKVYITKQGYNPITQPLGWGNLELVKEVGKTPPTSNTLISVNAGSRTGRHIVYTIWQASHSDQSYYFCSDVNFTG from the coding sequence GTGTCCACCCGATCCCGCGCCGCGGCACTGGTCTCGGCCGCGGCGCTCGTGCTCACCGGGGCGGCGGGCGTCGCCTCCGCCCACGGCTCGGCCGTCGACCCGCCGTCCCGCAACTACGGCTGCTGGGACCGCTGGGGCGACGACTTCCAGAACCCGGCCATGGCCACCGAGGACCCGATGTGCTGGCAGGCCTGGCAGCACGACACGAACGCCATGTGGAACTGGAACGGCCTGTACCGGGAGAACGTCAAGGGCAACCACCAGGGCGCCATCCCGGACGGTCAGCTGTGCAGCGCCGGCCGGACCGGAGACGGCCGGTACAACTCGCTGGACGCCGTCGGTGACTGGAAGGCGGCGAACAAGCCGAACAACTTCTCCGTCAACATCCTCGACCAGGCCCTGCACGGTGCCGACTACTACAAGGTCTACATCACCAAGCAGGGCTACAACCCGATCACCCAGCCACTGGGCTGGGGCAACCTGGAACTGGTCAAGGAGGTCGGCAAGACCCCGCCGACCAGCAACACCCTGATCAGCGTGAACGCCGGTTCGCGGACCGGCCGCCACATCGTCTACACGATCTGGCAGGCCAGTCACTCGGACCAGTCGTACTACTTCTGCAGTGACGTGAACTTCACCGGCTGA
- a CDS encoding cysteine hydrolase family protein has translation MSDALIVVDVQNLFVDMVGARGPAVVAEVNRHVAEAVERGAPVFYTRDYAPIDLPDGDPEGHTSLHPDLDVRGTVVEKGPGKRGGFSGFLLAPVLEPQQGHGGGGLGPLAGLLADTGARSVTVVGIATDICVAATARDAVRLGYRVTIPLDATAYANPVTGGEHPVLGELRAAGVTLLAGAQPVKFTSLQK, from the coding sequence ATGAGCGACGCGCTGATCGTGGTGGATGTGCAGAACCTGTTCGTGGACATGGTCGGGGCGCGGGGCCCCGCCGTGGTGGCCGAGGTCAACCGGCACGTGGCCGAGGCCGTCGAACGGGGCGCGCCGGTGTTCTACACCCGTGACTACGCACCGATCGACCTGCCCGACGGTGATCCGGAAGGGCACACCAGCCTGCATCCGGATCTCGACGTGCGGGGCACCGTGGTGGAGAAGGGGCCGGGGAAACGGGGCGGGTTCTCCGGCTTCCTGCTCGCCCCGGTGCTCGAACCGCAGCAGGGCCACGGTGGCGGCGGGCTCGGCCCGCTGGCCGGGTTGCTCGCGGACACCGGTGCCCGGTCGGTCACCGTGGTCGGCATCGCCACCGACATCTGCGTGGCCGCGACCGCCCGTGACGCCGTCCGGCTGGGCTACCGGGTGACGATCCCGCTCGACGCCACCGCGTACGCGAACCCGGTGACCGGCGGCGAGCACCCCGTGCTCGGGGAACTGCGCGCCGCCGGGGTCACCCTGCTCGCCGGCGCTCAGCCGGTGAAGTTCACGTCACTGCAGAAGTAG
- a CDS encoding nuclear transport factor 2 family protein, with translation MRKFPQTTDPETANPAELTRGRLLRGAGLAAAGTLAFGGTASAAGRVHPNVKLIQDYYAAYAAGDLQKLSTFFADDIRWTIPGHHPLSGTKTGITEVLAFFAELNRAGFQAQPIFLAADGDWVVDLHRGWSTQPAGLDLTWALAFRIAGRKIAEAVNFPGDQHAADAFFWRAYPLAPIPDRFA, from the coding sequence GTGCGAAAATTTCCTCAGACCACGGACCCGGAGACCGCGAACCCGGCCGAACTCACCCGCGGCCGCCTGCTCCGCGGTGCCGGTCTCGCCGCCGCCGGCACGCTGGCGTTCGGCGGCACCGCCTCCGCGGCCGGGCGGGTGCACCCGAACGTCAAGCTGATCCAGGACTACTACGCCGCCTACGCCGCCGGTGACCTGCAAAAGCTGAGCACCTTCTTCGCCGACGACATCCGCTGGACCATTCCCGGTCACCACCCGCTCTCGGGCACCAAAACCGGGATCACCGAGGTGCTCGCCTTCTTCGCCGAACTGAACCGGGCCGGTTTCCAGGCGCAGCCGATCTTCCTGGCCGCCGACGGCGACTGGGTGGTCGACCTGCACCGCGGCTGGAGCACCCAGCCCGCCGGACTCGACCTCACCTGGGCACTGGCCTTCCGCATCGCCGGGCGCAAGATCGCCGAAGCGGTCAACTTCCCCGGCGACCAGCACGCCGCGGACGCCTTCTTCTGGCGCGCCTACCCGCTGGCCCCGATCCCGGACCGGTTCGCTTGA
- a CDS encoding LysR family transcriptional regulator translates to MDVDTRVLRYFVAVAEELSFTRAAERLYVSQPALSRQIRQLEADLKISLFERTSREVRLTLAGEALLPSARRLVADWQTAQRTARSVAAAELRVLRVGFEATGAGPLSAKARQLFAERHPDVTIEPKRFDWGGEAAALRDGLVDIAFLWLPADTAGLHAEIVAVEPRMVGFASGHRLAGQETVSIGDLADEPLMWTRKAPRHWVDWWAVNPRPDGSEPKWGPENDNVEEMLESVAGSAAVCIGPRSMATFYARPDLDWRPIVDVEPLRIAFAWPATSNNPLVADFAKVVRQLSAVQSA, encoded by the coding sequence TTGGATGTCGACACCCGCGTCCTGCGGTACTTCGTGGCGGTGGCGGAGGAACTGAGCTTCACCAGGGCGGCCGAGCGGCTCTACGTCTCGCAGCCCGCGCTGAGCAGGCAGATCCGGCAGCTGGAGGCCGATCTGAAGATCTCGCTGTTCGAGCGGACCAGCCGCGAGGTGCGGCTGACGCTGGCCGGTGAGGCGCTGCTGCCCTCGGCGCGGCGGCTGGTCGCGGACTGGCAGACCGCCCAGCGCACCGCCCGCAGCGTGGCCGCCGCCGAACTCCGGGTGCTGCGCGTCGGTTTCGAGGCCACCGGTGCCGGGCCGCTCAGCGCCAAGGCGCGCCAGCTGTTCGCCGAGCGTCACCCCGACGTCACCATCGAGCCCAAGCGCTTCGACTGGGGCGGCGAAGCGGCGGCGCTGCGTGACGGCCTGGTCGACATCGCGTTCCTCTGGCTGCCCGCCGACACCGCCGGGCTGCACGCCGAGATCGTCGCCGTCGAGCCGCGCATGGTCGGGTTCGCCAGCGGGCACCGGCTGGCCGGGCAGGAGACGGTGAGCATCGGCGATCTGGCCGACGAACCGCTGATGTGGACCAGGAAGGCACCGCGCCACTGGGTCGACTGGTGGGCGGTCAACCCGCGGCCGGACGGCTCGGAACCCAAGTGGGGCCCGGAGAACGACAACGTGGAGGAAATGCTGGAGAGCGTGGCCGGTTCGGCGGCGGTGTGCATCGGGCCCCGCTCGATGGCCACCTTCTACGCCCGGCCCGATCTCGACTGGCGCCCGATCGTCGACGTCGAACCGCTGCGGATCGCCTTCGCCTGGCCCGCCACCAGCAACAACCCGCTGGTGGCCGATTTCGCGAAGGTGGTCCGCCAGCTCTCGGCCGTGCAGAGTGCCTAG
- a CDS encoding GH1 family beta-glucosidase codes for MATLRFPPGFTWGASTAAYQIEGAGPPGARGTSIWDTFAARPGRVLNGDNGALACDHYHRYPEDLQLLEALGTGAYRFSVSWSRLQHAGRGPLNQRGIDFYSRLVDGLLDRGIEPWVTLYHLDLPQPLEDAGGWPSRDTALRFADFAAAVHHFLAERVTRFITVNEPWCSALLGYASGEHAPGRTDPAAALRAAHHLLLGHGLALEAVRSIAPVEAGITLNLAPVEAATEHPDDLDAARRVDGLTNRLFLDPVMRGEYPADVVRDLSSISNFGFAADGDLAAISAPMDFLGINYYAPETVYGTPDAPPVAQPSRYPGVSRLGFHHTERRTAMGWSVDATGLTRTLGRLTRDYPHIPLYITENGVAYDDEVTGGQVLDHDRIAYLDEHLRAAHAGITAGADLRGYFVWSLLDNFEWNLGYSKRFGLVHVDFASQERIPKLSAKWYRDVVQANGLD; via the coding sequence ATGGCCACACTACGGTTTCCGCCCGGCTTCACCTGGGGCGCGTCGACCGCGGCCTACCAGATCGAGGGAGCGGGCCCGCCGGGCGCGCGCGGGACGTCCATCTGGGACACCTTCGCCGCCCGTCCCGGTCGTGTCCTCAACGGGGACAACGGCGCTCTCGCCTGCGACCACTACCACCGCTACCCCGAGGACCTGCAGCTGCTCGAAGCGCTCGGCACCGGCGCCTACCGGTTCTCGGTGTCCTGGTCGCGCCTGCAGCACGCCGGGCGAGGGCCGCTCAACCAGCGCGGGATCGACTTCTACTCGCGACTGGTCGACGGCCTGCTCGACCGCGGCATCGAACCGTGGGTGACGCTCTACCACCTGGATCTGCCGCAGCCGCTGGAGGACGCGGGCGGCTGGCCGTCCCGCGACACCGCGCTGCGGTTCGCCGACTTCGCCGCGGCGGTGCACCACTTCCTCGCCGAGCGCGTCACCCGGTTCATCACGGTGAACGAGCCCTGGTGCTCGGCCCTGCTGGGCTACGCGAGCGGCGAGCACGCCCCCGGCCGCACCGATCCGGCCGCCGCCCTGCGCGCCGCGCACCACCTGCTGCTCGGGCACGGGCTGGCGCTCGAAGCCGTCCGGTCGATCGCCCCGGTCGAAGCCGGGATCACGCTGAACCTCGCCCCGGTCGAGGCGGCGACCGAGCACCCCGACGACCTCGACGCCGCCCGCCGGGTCGACGGCCTGACCAACCGGCTCTTCCTCGATCCGGTGATGCGCGGCGAATATCCGGCCGACGTGGTGCGCGACCTTTCTTCGATCAGCAATTTCGGCTTCGCCGCCGACGGCGACCTGGCGGCGATCAGCGCGCCGATGGATTTCCTCGGCATCAACTACTACGCGCCGGAAACGGTGTACGGCACGCCGGACGCACCGCCGGTGGCGCAACCGTCGAGATATCCGGGAGTGAGCAGGCTCGGTTTCCACCACACCGAGCGCCGCACGGCCATGGGCTGGAGCGTCGACGCCACCGGGCTCACCCGCACGCTCGGCCGGCTGACCCGCGACTATCCGCACATTCCGTTGTACATCACCGAAAACGGTGTCGCCTACGACGACGAGGTGACCGGCGGCCAGGTGCTCGACCACGACCGGATCGCCTACCTCGACGAGCACCTGCGCGCCGCGCACGCGGGCATCACCGCCGGCGCCGACCTGCGCGGGTACTTCGTCTGGTCGCTGCTGGACAACTTCGAATGGAATCTGGGCTATTCGAAGCGCTTCGGCCTGGTCCACGTCGACTTCGCCAGTCAGGAACGCATTCCGAAACTGAGCGCGAAATGGTACCGCGACGTGGTTCAGGCGAACGGGCTCGACTGA
- a CDS encoding LacI family DNA-binding transcriptional regulator — protein MKRPTIADIAKAAGVSKGAVSYALNNRPGVSAATRSRITGIAAELGWAPSTAARALSDGRAGAFGLVIDRPAETLAAEPFFIRLIAGIQDELGTGPASLVLQVSPNHDTELEIYHRWHAERRVDGVLLIDLRDDDARLDEVAAMGLPAVVMGGPLGRPGMPCAWIDDVAAIDEVLDYLAALGHRRIVRVAGPREFMHTRVRSEAFGRAAERLGFESAEVVHTDYSDEAGASAARRVLVSRRPPTALVFDNDVMAVAALGVAHELGISVPGDVSLVAWDDSVLCRLVRPALSAVRRPIAEFGALAASLLRRTVEGETVGDECTPPPMLVTRSSSGPA, from the coding sequence TTGAAACGTCCCACCATCGCCGACATCGCCAAGGCGGCCGGCGTGTCCAAGGGCGCGGTGTCCTACGCGCTGAACAACCGGCCCGGGGTCTCGGCCGCCACCCGCAGCCGGATCACCGGCATCGCCGCGGAACTGGGCTGGGCGCCGAGCACCGCCGCCCGCGCGCTGTCCGACGGCCGGGCGGGGGCCTTCGGCCTGGTGATCGACCGCCCGGCGGAAACGCTGGCCGCCGAGCCGTTCTTCATCCGGCTGATCGCCGGGATCCAGGACGAACTCGGCACCGGACCGGCTTCGCTGGTGCTGCAGGTGTCCCCGAACCACGACACCGAACTGGAGATCTACCACCGCTGGCACGCCGAGCGCCGCGTCGACGGGGTGCTGCTGATCGACCTTCGCGACGACGACGCGCGGCTGGACGAGGTGGCCGCGATGGGGCTGCCCGCGGTGGTCATGGGCGGGCCGCTCGGGCGTCCCGGGATGCCGTGTGCGTGGATCGACGACGTGGCCGCGATCGACGAGGTGCTGGACTACCTCGCCGCGCTCGGGCACCGCCGGATCGTCCGGGTGGCCGGGCCGCGCGAGTTCATGCACACCCGCGTGCGGTCCGAGGCGTTCGGGCGGGCGGCGGAGCGGCTCGGCTTCGAGAGCGCGGAAGTGGTGCACACCGACTACTCCGACGAGGCGGGCGCGAGCGCCGCGCGGCGGGTGCTGGTCTCGCGCCGCCCGCCGACCGCGCTGGTTTTCGACAACGACGTGATGGCCGTGGCCGCGCTGGGGGTCGCCCACGAACTCGGCATCTCGGTGCCGGGCGACGTTTCGCTGGTCGCCTGGGACGATTCGGTGCTGTGCCGCCTGGTCCGGCCCGCGCTGAGCGCGGTCCGCCGTCCCATAGCGGAATTCGGCGCTCTGGCCGCGTCGCTGCTGAGGCGAACCGTCGAAGGCGAGACCGTCGGAGACGAATGCACGCCGCCACCGATGCTCGTCACCAGAAGCAGCAGCGGCCCGGCGTAG
- a CDS encoding glycoside hydrolase family 5 protein, with protein sequence MRKLLAAVLLALAVVVVPAGQASPPAAAATNDWLHTQGNRIVDADGNQVWLTGANWFGFNAGERVFHGLWAVNVEQVTKSMAQRGINLVRVPISTQLLLEWKAGQASVPGAVNTWVNPELTGKTTLEVFDHWLALCEKYGIKVMLDVHSAEADNSGHVYPVWWKGSITPELFYQGWEWVTARYKNDDTIIAMDVKNEPHGTASAAPRAKWDGSADQDNFKHTCETAGKRILAINPEVLILCEGNEIYPKAGKNWSSVTGTDYHSTWWGGNLRGVAEHPVNLGAGQDQLVYSPHDYGPLVFDQPWFQKQFDKTTLTNDVWRPNWFYLHENGTAPLLVGEWGGRLGQDARQDRWMTALRDLITENGLHQTFWCLNPNSGDTGGLLLDDWATWDETKYAMLKPALWQHGGKFVGLDHDVPLGGAGSTTGISLGDRW encoded by the coding sequence GTGCGAAAACTGCTCGCCGCTGTCCTGCTGGCGCTGGCCGTCGTGGTGGTGCCCGCCGGGCAGGCGTCACCACCGGCCGCCGCGGCCACGAACGACTGGCTGCACACCCAGGGCAACCGGATCGTCGATGCCGACGGCAACCAGGTCTGGCTCACCGGTGCCAACTGGTTCGGCTTCAACGCGGGGGAGCGGGTCTTCCACGGCCTGTGGGCGGTCAACGTCGAGCAGGTCACCAAGTCGATGGCCCAGCGCGGGATCAACCTGGTCCGGGTGCCGATCTCCACCCAGTTGCTGCTGGAGTGGAAGGCCGGGCAGGCGAGCGTGCCCGGCGCGGTCAACACCTGGGTGAACCCGGAGCTGACCGGGAAGACCACGCTCGAGGTGTTCGACCACTGGCTGGCGCTGTGCGAGAAGTACGGCATCAAGGTGATGCTCGACGTGCACAGCGCCGAAGCCGACAACTCCGGCCACGTGTACCCGGTGTGGTGGAAGGGCTCGATCACGCCCGAGCTGTTCTACCAGGGCTGGGAATGGGTCACCGCGCGGTACAAGAACGACGACACCATCATCGCGATGGACGTCAAGAACGAACCGCACGGCACCGCGTCCGCCGCACCACGGGCCAAATGGGACGGTTCCGCCGACCAGGACAACTTCAAGCACACCTGCGAAACCGCGGGCAAGCGCATCCTCGCGATCAATCCCGAAGTGCTGATCCTCTGCGAGGGCAACGAAATCTACCCCAAGGCCGGCAAGAACTGGAGTTCGGTCACCGGCACCGACTACCACTCCACCTGGTGGGGCGGGAACCTGCGCGGGGTGGCCGAGCACCCGGTGAACCTCGGCGCCGGGCAGGACCAGCTCGTCTACTCACCGCACGACTACGGCCCGCTGGTGTTCGACCAGCCGTGGTTCCAGAAGCAGTTCGACAAAACCACGCTGACCAACGACGTGTGGCGCCCGAACTGGTTCTACCTGCACGAGAACGGCACCGCGCCGCTGCTGGTCGGCGAGTGGGGCGGGCGGCTGGGCCAGGACGCGCGGCAGGACAGGTGGATGACCGCGCTGCGTGACCTGATCACCGAAAACGGCCTGCACCAGACGTTCTGGTGCCTCAACCCGAACTCCGGTGACACCGGCGGCCTGCTGCTGGACGACTGGGCCACCTGGGACGAGACGAAGTACGCGATGCTCAAACCCGCGCTGTGGCAACACGGCGGCAAGTTCGTCGGCCTCGACCACGACGTGCCGCTCGGCGGCGCGGGCAGCACCACCGGCATCAGCCTGGGAGATCGCTGGTAG
- a CDS encoding sialidase family protein, with protein sequence MRWLLTAVLLILSTLTSPAASAPAPAPTWRNVEIAGGGFVPGIVFSPAEKDLIYARTDIGGAYRWNQSTGRWIPLLDWAGWDKWGYNGVVSIAPDPKNANRVYAAAGMYTNSWDPNNGAVLRSSDRGASWQVSQLPFKLGGNMPGRGMGERLAVDPNDGRVLYLGAPSGNGLWRSTDSGVSWAKVTSFPNPGNYVENPADPNGYASDNQGVVWVTYDSRSGTAGSPSKAIYVGVADKENTVYRSTDAGATWQRLAGQPTGYLAHKGVLDEAGGFLYIATNDKGGPYDGGKGDVWKFDTATGAWTRISPIPSDSADNNFGYSGLSVDRQHPGTLMVATQISWWPDIIIFRSTDGGATWTRIWDWGNYPERTLRYDMDISAAPWLTFGANPAPPEKAPKLGWMTESLEIDPFNSDRMMYGTGATIYGTKNLTAWDRGEKIRLEPTAGGLEETAVLDLISPPSGPPLVSALGDIGGFRHNDLTKVPSMLFTSPVFTTTTSLDYAELSPGTMVRAGNTDQSPRVAFSADGGANWWGASEPGGVTGGGTVAAAANGSRFVWSPQGAAVHYSVGFGNSWTPSAGIPAGAVIESDRVNPMKFYGLAAGRLYVSTDGGANFTAAATVAASKFHAVPGREGDLWLAGAGGLFRSTDSGATVTKLSGVDNAVNVGFGKAAPGKAYPALYLVRQNGFYRSNDTGASWVRINDNAHQYGNAGEAVTGDPRIYGRVYIGTNGRGIVYADTAG encoded by the coding sequence ATGAGGTGGCTGCTCACCGCGGTACTGCTGATCCTGTCCACCCTCACCTCCCCGGCCGCGAGCGCGCCCGCGCCCGCGCCCACCTGGCGCAACGTGGAAATCGCCGGCGGCGGTTTCGTCCCGGGAATCGTGTTCAGCCCAGCCGAAAAGGACCTGATCTACGCACGCACCGACATCGGCGGCGCGTACCGGTGGAACCAGTCCACCGGCCGCTGGATCCCGCTGCTGGACTGGGCGGGCTGGGACAAGTGGGGGTACAACGGCGTGGTCAGCATCGCGCCGGACCCCAAGAACGCGAACCGCGTGTACGCCGCGGCCGGGATGTACACCAACAGCTGGGACCCGAACAACGGCGCGGTCCTGCGCTCGTCGGACCGCGGCGCCAGCTGGCAGGTCAGCCAGCTGCCGTTCAAGCTCGGCGGCAACATGCCGGGCCGGGGCATGGGGGAGCGCCTGGCCGTCGACCCGAACGACGGGCGCGTGCTCTACCTCGGCGCGCCCAGCGGCAACGGCCTTTGGCGCAGCACGGACTCCGGGGTGAGCTGGGCGAAGGTGACCAGCTTCCCGAACCCGGGCAACTACGTGGAGAACCCGGCCGATCCGAACGGCTACGCCAGCGACAACCAGGGCGTGGTCTGGGTGACCTACGATTCGCGCTCCGGCACCGCGGGAAGTCCGAGCAAGGCGATCTACGTCGGGGTGGCGGACAAGGAGAACACCGTCTACCGCAGCACCGACGCGGGCGCGACCTGGCAGCGGCTGGCCGGGCAGCCGACCGGCTACCTGGCACACAAGGGCGTGCTGGACGAAGCCGGCGGATTCCTCTACATCGCCACCAACGACAAGGGTGGCCCGTACGACGGCGGCAAGGGTGACGTGTGGAAGTTCGACACCGCCACCGGCGCCTGGACGCGGATCAGCCCGATTCCCTCGGACAGCGCCGACAACAACTTCGGTTACAGCGGGCTGAGCGTGGACCGGCAGCACCCCGGCACGCTGATGGTGGCCACGCAGATCTCGTGGTGGCCGGACATCATCATCTTCCGCAGCACCGACGGCGGCGCCACCTGGACGCGGATCTGGGACTGGGGCAACTATCCCGAGCGGACGCTGCGTTACGACATGGACATCTCGGCCGCGCCCTGGCTCACCTTCGGGGCGAACCCGGCGCCACCGGAGAAGGCGCCCAAACTCGGCTGGATGACCGAATCGCTGGAGATCGATCCGTTCAACTCGGACCGGATGATGTACGGCACCGGCGCGACCATCTACGGCACCAAGAACCTCACCGCGTGGGATCGCGGCGAGAAGATCCGGCTCGAACCCACCGCGGGCGGCCTGGAGGAGACCGCGGTGCTCGACCTGATCAGCCCGCCGTCGGGACCACCGCTGGTCAGCGCGCTCGGGGACATCGGCGGCTTCCGGCACAACGACCTGACCAAGGTGCCGTCGATGTTGTTCACCAGCCCGGTGTTCACCACGACCACCAGCCTGGACTACGCCGAACTCTCCCCGGGCACGATGGTGCGCGCGGGCAACACCGACCAGTCGCCGCGCGTGGCTTTTTCCGCCGACGGCGGCGCGAACTGGTGGGGCGCCAGTGAACCGGGCGGGGTGACCGGCGGTGGCACGGTCGCCGCGGCGGCGAACGGCAGCCGCTTCGTCTGGAGCCCGCAGGGCGCCGCCGTGCACTACTCGGTCGGCTTCGGCAATTCGTGGACGCCGTCCGCGGGCATCCCGGCCGGCGCGGTGATCGAGTCGGACCGAGTGAACCCGATGAAGTTCTACGGCCTGGCCGCCGGACGGCTCTACGTGAGCACCGACGGTGGCGCGAACTTCACCGCCGCGGCCACAGTGGCCGCGAGCAAGTTCCACGCCGTGCCGGGCCGCGAGGGCGACCTGTGGCTGGCCGGTGCGGGCGGGCTGTTCCGCTCCACCGACTCCGGTGCCACCGTCACCAAACTGTCCGGTGTGGACAACGCGGTCAACGTCGGCTTCGGCAAGGCCGCGCCGGGCAAAGCCTATCCGGCGCTGTACCTGGTGCGGCAGAACGGTTTCTACCGCTCGAACGACACCGGGGCGAGCTGGGTGCGGATCAACGACAACGCGCACCAGTACGGCAACGCCGGTGAGGCGGTGACCGGTGATCCCCGGATCTACGGGCGGGTTTACATCGGCACGAACGGCCGCGGCATCGTCTACGCCGACACCGCGGGATAA
- a CDS encoding AAA family ATPase, translating into MILWLFGPPGAGKTTVAREIVRTHPEFAHLDTDQIGLCYPAPDDDQENHRVKSASLAALWPLYRDAGARGLVVSGNLRTAEDYGRYRLDGDKITLCRLRAEPEVHKERFLRRGRFTDLVGLCLEEAAALERTDFADCTVDTTHLSTADSAALVLERTGFAR; encoded by the coding sequence GTGATCCTCTGGCTTTTCGGTCCGCCAGGCGCGGGCAAAACCACCGTGGCACGGGAGATCGTGCGCACGCACCCCGAGTTCGCGCACCTCGACACCGACCAGATCGGGCTCTGCTACCCGGCTCCGGATGACGACCAGGAGAACCACCGGGTCAAGTCCGCGAGCCTGGCGGCGTTGTGGCCGCTCTACCGCGACGCCGGTGCCCGTGGCCTGGTGGTCTCCGGCAACCTGCGCACCGCCGAAGACTACGGCCGGTACCGCTTGGACGGCGACAAGATCACCCTGTGCCGCCTGCGTGCCGAGCCCGAGGTGCACAAGGAACGGTTCCTGCGCCGCGGCCGGTTCACCGACCTGGTCGGACTGTGCCTGGAAGAAGCCGCCGCGCTGGAACGCACCGACTTCGCCGACTGCACCGTCGACACCACGCATCTGTCCACAGCGGACTCCGCCGCGCTGGTGCTGGAGCGGACGGGGTTCGCCCGATGA